The window CCATAAACCAGCACCATCCACGATTGCCGCTTCTTCCAATTCCACTGGCAGTGACTTCATGAAGGTGGTCAGCACCCACACCGTAAATGGCAGTGAGAAAGTGGTGTAAGAAAGGATCAGCGCACCCAGTGAGTCATACAAACCGAGGAAGCGTACCAGCTCAAACATGCCAGACAGCACAGCTACCTGAGGGAACATAGAGACGCACAGGATGGTGAACAGGATATATTTACGCCCTTTGAACTTGATACGAGCCAGTGCAAAGGCAGCGGTGATGGACACCAGTAAGCAGATCCCAACCGTCACAGAGGCGACAATGAATGAGTTCAGCAGACTGCGTGCAATGCCATTCACCATCAGCGCGTTTACGTAGTTTTCCCAATGGAACGATGTTGGCAGATAGTTAGTCAGAAACAACTCCTGACCAGTACGCAGTGATGTCAGAATAGCGTTATAAAACGGGAACACACAGATCACACTGACCAGCGCTGCAGCAGCATAAATCAACGTCTGGTGAGTAATATGGCGTTGGCGACGAGTTAATTTCATTATTTGTTCTCCTTGCCTTCGTCATTCATACGGCCGATGTAGAGGAAGCAGGCCGCGATACCGGCAACCATCATGAATACCAACACGGAAGCGGCCGAACCGGAGCCCATCTGTTGATAAGAGACCATCTGTTCACGGGCATAACCAGAAATTGAGATGGTGGCTTCACTGTTGGAAGTGAGCACATAAATCAGGTCGAATACACGCAAGGCATCCATGACCCGGAAGATCAGCGCCACAATCATGGCTGGCATAATCAACGGCAGGGTGATGCGGGTGAAGCGTTGCCATGCAGTCGCACCATCAACGCGGGCGGCTTCGTAAAGATCTGCTGAGATCATTTGCAAGGCTGCCAACAACATCAGTGCCATAAAGGGAACGGTTTTCCACACATCAGCAAACACGACGGCCCACATAGACAGATCGGCTTCGGCGATCCACGCCAGCGGTTCATGAATAATGCCTACCCGAGTCAATAAGTCGTTAATCACACCGTATTGATCGTGGAACATCCAGCCCCACATTTTAGCGGTCACGATAGTCGGAATCGCCCATGGCACCAGAATGGCTGCACGAACCAAGCCTTGTCCGCGGAATTTCTGGTTCATCAGCATTGCCAATAACATGCCGAAGAACAATTCAAACGAGACCGAGATCCCAGTAAACCAAAGGGTGTTTAATACCGCTTTCCACCACAGTGGATCAGCTAATACGCCAAAACTTTCACCATCAACCCAAGATAGGTAGTTATCAAAGCCGACCATGTTATACACATCCGGGGTATCTAATGCAGCGTCGGTAAAGCTGTAAAACAGGGTGCGCAGCAATGGCCAGCCAGCCACCGAAGCCAGCAGGATCAGCGCCGGTGCAATTAAGATCCAAGCGGCGCGGCTACGGCGTTGTTGCAGACTGCGTTTTTTCTTTTGCGGAATGACTTCGTTTTGCAGCGTTGCCTTCGAGCTACTTCCCTTGGAAGGCAATGATTCGGAATGGTGGTTCATCATCAACGTTTACTCCTTGTGGTTCGAAAGCAGAACGGCAGTGCTGCCCTGAGATCAGGACAGCACTATCATGCTTACTTCCACTCTTTACCTTTGATGCGTTTCAGTTTGCTTTCCAGATCGGCGACTGCTTTTTCACCGGTCGCACGACCGCTCAACACGTCATAGGCCGCATTGAAAACAGCTTTTGATACTTTCG of the uncultured Tolumonas sp. genome contains:
- a CDS encoding carbohydrate ABC transporter permease — translated: MKLTRRQRHITHQTLIYAAAALVSVICVFPFYNAILTSLRTGQELFLTNYLPTSFHWENYVNALMVNGIARSLLNSFIVASVTVGICLLVSITAAFALARIKFKGRKYILFTILCVSMFPQVAVLSGMFELVRFLGLYDSLGALILSYTTFSLPFTVWVLTTFMKSLPVELEEAAIVDGAGLWVIISRIFAPIMGPSLVTTGLLAFIGAWNEFMFALTFIISNEQRTVPVAIGMLQGASQFELPWGNIMAASVVVTLPIIVMVLIFQKRIVSGLTSGAVKG
- a CDS encoding sugar ABC transporter permease, giving the protein MMNHHSESLPSKGSSSKATLQNEVIPQKKKRSLQQRRSRAAWILIAPALILLASVAGWPLLRTLFYSFTDAALDTPDVYNMVGFDNYLSWVDGESFGVLADPLWWKAVLNTLWFTGISVSFELFFGMLLAMLMNQKFRGQGLVRAAILVPWAIPTIVTAKMWGWMFHDQYGVINDLLTRVGIIHEPLAWIAEADLSMWAVVFADVWKTVPFMALMLLAALQMISADLYEAARVDGATAWQRFTRITLPLIMPAMIVALIFRVMDALRVFDLIYVLTSNSEATISISGYAREQMVSYQQMGSGSAASVLVFMMVAGIAACFLYIGRMNDEGKENK